In Paraburkholderia phenazinium, one DNA window encodes the following:
- the waaC gene encoding lipopolysaccharide heptosyltransferase I codes for MSVQKILIVRVSSLGDVVHNMPVIADIRRRHPDAQIDWLVEESFVGLVQLVSGVRRAIPVSLRRWRKRLLSLENWREIGAFRRALAAEKYDLVIDCQGLIKTAWVAGMARGPVVGLGNRTDGAGYEWPVRFFYDKRVPIEPRTHVVERTRQLVAAALDDPKPQPTDEIDFGLDTGRAALALSEANLNLPVPYVVFVHATSRADKQWPDAAWIELGQSLVLRGASIVLPWGSDAERVTSERLAKEFGAAAIVPPRLSLPAVVGLIEGAAATVGVDTGLVHIAAALKRPTVELYNFATAWRTGGYWSPNVVNLGTAGQPPTLQQVKAALTAFGLL; via the coding sequence TTGAGCGTGCAAAAGATACTGATCGTGAGGGTGTCGTCGTTAGGCGACGTCGTTCACAACATGCCGGTGATCGCGGACATTCGCCGCCGGCATCCCGATGCACAGATCGACTGGCTCGTCGAAGAGAGCTTCGTCGGCCTGGTGCAGCTCGTGAGCGGCGTGCGCCGGGCCATTCCCGTCTCGCTGCGGCGCTGGCGCAAGCGGCTGCTGTCGCTGGAGAACTGGCGCGAGATCGGCGCGTTTCGCCGCGCGCTTGCCGCCGAGAAGTACGACCTGGTGATCGACTGCCAGGGGCTCATCAAGACCGCCTGGGTGGCCGGCATGGCGCGCGGGCCGGTGGTGGGCCTCGGTAATCGCACGGACGGCGCCGGTTACGAATGGCCGGTGCGTTTCTTCTACGACAAGCGCGTGCCGATCGAGCCGCGTACCCACGTCGTGGAGCGCACGCGCCAACTGGTCGCCGCCGCGCTCGACGATCCCAAACCCCAACCCACCGACGAGATCGACTTCGGCCTCGATACCGGGCGCGCGGCGCTGGCGCTGTCCGAGGCGAATCTGAACCTGCCGGTGCCTTACGTGGTGTTCGTGCATGCCACCTCGCGGGCCGACAAGCAATGGCCCGACGCCGCGTGGATCGAGCTGGGGCAGTCGCTGGTGCTGCGCGGCGCGTCGATCGTGCTGCCGTGGGGTAGCGACGCCGAGCGCGTGACCAGCGAGCGGCTCGCCAAGGAATTCGGCGCCGCGGCCATCGTGCCGCCGCGGCTGTCTCTGCCGGCGGTGGTGGGGCTGATCGAAGGCGCGGCGGCCACGGTTGGGGTTGATACAGGTCTAGTGCATATCGCGGCTGCGCTGAAGCGGCCTACGGTCGAGTTGTACAATTTCGCGACCGCCTGGCGCACCGGTGGCTACTGGTCGCCGAATGTCGTCAATCTCGGCACCGCCGGCCAACCGCCGACACTGCAGCAGGTGAAGGCCGCGCTGACCGCTTTCGGGCTGTTGTAA
- a CDS encoding phosphomannomutase/phosphoglucomutase, whose amino-acid sequence MISKSIFKAYDIRGVIGKTLDVETARLIGRAFGSEVRAQGGDAVVVARDGRLSGPDLIAALSDGLRSAGVDVVNVGMVPTPVGYFAASVPLKLAGGERRVDSCIVVTGSHNPPDYNGFKMVLRGAAIYGEQILALHQRIVDDNFASGAGSYTDYDIADVYLERIVSDIKLARPLKIVVDTGNGVAGGLAPRLFRKLGCEIVELFTEIDGTFPNHHPDPAHPENLQDVIKALKETDAEIGFAFDGDGDRLGVVTKDGQIIYPDRQLMLFAEEVLSRNQGAQIIYDVKCTRNLAKWVKDKGGVPLMWKTGHSLVKAKLRETGAPLAGEMSGHVFFKDRWYGFDDGLYTGARLLEILARVADPSALLNSLPNSHSTPELQLKLEEGENFELIARLQKSAQFTGADDVVKIDGLRVEYPDGFGLARSSNTTPVVVMRFEADNDAALSRIQEDFRRVILAEKPDAKLPF is encoded by the coding sequence ATGATTTCCAAATCTATCTTCAAGGCGTATGACATTCGTGGCGTGATCGGCAAGACACTCGACGTTGAGACCGCTCGTCTGATCGGCCGCGCGTTCGGCAGTGAAGTGCGTGCTCAAGGCGGCGACGCCGTCGTGGTGGCCCGCGACGGCCGCCTGTCGGGTCCCGACCTGATCGCGGCGCTCTCCGATGGGCTGCGCTCGGCGGGCGTCGACGTGGTCAACGTCGGCATGGTGCCGACGCCGGTGGGCTATTTCGCCGCGAGCGTGCCGCTCAAGCTGGCAGGTGGCGAGCGCCGCGTCGACTCGTGCATCGTCGTGACGGGCAGCCACAATCCGCCGGACTACAACGGCTTCAAGATGGTGCTGCGTGGCGCAGCCATTTATGGCGAGCAGATTCTCGCGCTGCATCAGCGCATCGTCGACGACAACTTCGCCAGCGGCGCCGGCAGCTATACGGACTACGACATCGCCGACGTGTACCTCGAGCGCATCGTCAGCGACATCAAGCTGGCGCGGCCGCTGAAGATCGTCGTGGATACCGGCAACGGCGTCGCGGGTGGCCTCGCGCCCAGGTTGTTCAGGAAGCTCGGCTGCGAGATCGTCGAACTGTTCACGGAGATCGACGGCACCTTTCCGAATCACCACCCGGACCCGGCTCACCCGGAAAACCTTCAGGACGTCATCAAGGCCCTGAAGGAGACCGACGCTGAAATCGGCTTCGCGTTCGACGGCGACGGCGACCGCCTCGGCGTCGTCACCAAGGACGGCCAGATCATCTATCCGGACCGTCAACTGATGCTGTTTGCCGAAGAAGTGCTGTCGCGCAACCAGGGCGCGCAGATCATTTACGACGTCAAATGCACGCGCAATCTGGCGAAGTGGGTGAAGGACAAGGGCGGCGTACCGCTGATGTGGAAGACCGGCCACTCGCTGGTGAAGGCCAAGCTGCGCGAAACCGGCGCGCCGCTGGCGGGCGAAATGAGCGGCCACGTGTTCTTCAAGGACCGCTGGTACGGCTTCGACGACGGCCTGTACACGGGCGCGCGTCTGCTGGAAATCCTCGCCCGCGTGGCCGATCCGAGCGCGCTGCTGAATTCGCTGCCCAACTCGCATTCCACGCCGGAATTGCAACTGAAGCTCGAAGAAGGCGAAAACTTCGAACTGATCGCGCGTCTGCAGAAGAGCGCCCAGTTCACCGGCGCGGATGACGTCGTGAAGATCGACGGCCTGCGCGTCGAGTACCCGGACGGTTTCGGTCTGGCGCGTTCGTCGAACACCACGCCGGTGGTTGTGATGCGCTTCGAGGCGGATAACGACGCCGCGCTCTCGCGCATCCAGGAAGACTTCCGCCGCGTGATTCTGGCCGAGAAGCCGGACGCCAAACTGCCGTTCTGA
- a CDS encoding oligosaccharide flippase family protein — MLTLKGLSARFANPDVTRAFANIVWLGLERVTQIAVAIVISGMLARYFGPDTFGKWQYANTLLLVLSPITWVCGAEILVPTIVKRPPEQLGTVLGSAFALRLSVSAAALLLTWTSIAAGLTDPLVGAMLAGLAVTMLFREPFVGVINSWLQSMTYSKPQLLTSMSTAVVKAALVYLLVRAATTPSRFGWLWALESAAIGAVLLVYYIRRHGGTLGWHLDRSLFRHFATAGTVFWLGLICMYLFLKLDRLMLERAISFANLGRYSAAQQLNENWITLALMLAQTIAPAFVYRVQEPAHLRRNMWRLTAMTAALMIGGAVVLDLLAGLIIRRVFGPDYEGSIGIFRWAVWLSVPAGIEAIGNLIVLKYQAKFVLLAKWLLALAVAFVVNLLAIPRLGAYGALVGLAVGYLAAASVNLYYIRLKLRS, encoded by the coding sequence ATGCTGACGCTCAAAGGCTTATCCGCTCGCTTCGCCAATCCCGACGTCACGCGGGCGTTTGCGAATATCGTCTGGCTCGGGCTGGAACGGGTCACGCAGATCGCCGTGGCCATTGTCATCAGCGGCATGCTGGCGCGCTACTTCGGCCCGGATACCTTCGGCAAGTGGCAATACGCCAATACGCTGCTGCTGGTGCTCTCGCCCATCACCTGGGTGTGCGGCGCCGAAATCCTCGTGCCGACCATCGTCAAGCGACCGCCCGAACAACTGGGCACCGTGCTCGGCAGCGCCTTTGCGCTGCGCCTGTCGGTCTCGGCCGCTGCGCTGCTGCTCACCTGGACCAGCATTGCCGCCGGACTCACCGATCCGCTGGTCGGCGCCATGCTGGCCGGGCTGGCCGTGACGATGCTGTTTCGCGAGCCGTTCGTGGGCGTGATCAATTCGTGGCTGCAGAGCATGACCTACAGCAAGCCGCAATTGCTCACCAGCATGAGCACCGCGGTCGTGAAGGCCGCGCTCGTGTATCTGCTGGTGCGGGCCGCGACTACGCCTTCGCGCTTCGGCTGGTTGTGGGCGCTGGAGTCGGCGGCGATCGGCGCCGTGCTGCTCGTCTATTACATCAGGCGGCATGGTGGCACGCTCGGCTGGCATCTCGACCGCTCGCTGTTTCGCCACTTCGCCACCGCCGGCACGGTGTTCTGGCTCGGCCTGATCTGCATGTACCTGTTTCTGAAACTCGACCGGCTGATGCTGGAGCGGGCCATTTCGTTTGCCAATCTCGGCCGCTATTCGGCCGCGCAGCAACTCAACGAGAACTGGATCACGCTCGCGTTGATGCTCGCGCAGACCATCGCGCCCGCCTTCGTCTATCGCGTGCAGGAACCCGCTCACCTGCGCCGTAACATGTGGCGCCTGACCGCCATGACGGCGGCCTTGATGATCGGCGGGGCGGTGGTGCTCGACCTGCTCGCGGGCCTCATCATCCGCCGCGTGTTCGGGCCGGACTACGAAGGTTCGATCGGGATTTTCCGCTGGGCTGTGTGGCTTTCGGTGCCGGCCGGCATCGAGGCGATCGGCAATCTGATCGTGCTGAAATATCAGGCCAAGTTCGTGTTGCTGGCGAAGTGGCTGCTGGCGCTGGCCGTGGCGTTCGTCGTCAACCTGCTGGCGATTCCACGCCTCGGCGCCTATGGCGCGCTGGTCGGACTCGCGGTGGGCTATCTGGCCGCCGCTTCAGTCAACCTCTACTACATCCGCCTCAAGCTGCGCTCATGA
- a CDS encoding glycosyltransferase, producing the protein MPAYNGQADVERTLASFDEDAPVHVLIVDDGSTPPIVAPSLPNLMIEVLRMPQNGGIEKALQTGIDALAERGFRYAARIDAGDLTVPHRLAKQRAYLEANPRVAGLGMWTQVVTRAGQPLFMLTPPAAPQAIRRLRFYRSCLAHPSMTLRIDAVREVGNYRADYRSAEDLDLFLRLMERYDCANLPELGLYYELNEGGISATKRRRQVSSTLRLQLRYFNAGNLYDWLGLAKNLLHLVTPYRALQAVKRRLFASSRAGHQN; encoded by the coding sequence ATGCCTGCGTATAACGGCCAGGCCGACGTCGAGCGCACGCTGGCTTCTTTCGATGAAGACGCGCCGGTGCACGTGCTGATTGTCGACGACGGCAGCACGCCGCCGATCGTCGCCCCTTCCCTGCCGAACCTGATGATCGAAGTCTTGCGCATGCCGCAAAACGGCGGCATCGAGAAAGCGCTGCAGACCGGCATCGACGCTCTCGCCGAGCGCGGCTTTCGTTATGCGGCACGGATCGACGCAGGCGATCTGACCGTGCCGCACCGGCTCGCGAAGCAGCGTGCCTATCTGGAAGCGAACCCGCGAGTGGCCGGTCTCGGCATGTGGACCCAGGTGGTCACGCGCGCCGGGCAGCCGCTCTTCATGTTGACACCGCCCGCCGCGCCTCAGGCGATCCGCCGCCTGCGCTTTTATCGCAGTTGCCTTGCGCACCCGTCCATGACGCTGCGCATCGACGCGGTGCGCGAGGTGGGCAACTATCGCGCGGATTACCGCTCGGCCGAAGACCTCGATCTGTTCCTGCGTCTGATGGAGCGCTACGACTGCGCGAACCTGCCCGAACTGGGCCTGTACTACGAGCTGAACGAAGGCGGCATTAGCGCCACCAAACGACGCCGCCAGGTCAGCTCGACGCTGCGGCTGCAACTGCGCTACTTCAACGCCGGCAATCTGTACGACTGGCTGGGGCTCGCGAAGAATCTGCTGCATCTGGTCACGCCCTATCGCGCGTTGCAGGCCGTCAAGCGCAGGCTGTTTGCGTCGTCGCGCGCCGGCCATCAAAACTAA
- a CDS encoding glycosyltransferase family 4 protein, with translation MKSNVSLRITLVCNTAWAIYTYRQGLIRELVARGVEVTVLAPRDRTFDLLGAMGCRCIDLPVASKGTNPRDDLRTLWALFRRYRSIRPHIVFHYTIKPNIYGSIAAKLAGVDSVAVTTGLGYVFIQQSRAAQVAKKLYRFAFRFPREVWFLNRDDQAAFVDQKLLVHPERARLLHGEGVDLEQFAFTPLPDKPHFDFVLIGRLLWDKGVGEYVEAARRLRARYPQARFRLLGPVGVDNPSAITRDEVAAWEQECVIEYLGEAHDVRPFIAAADCVVLPSYREGVPRTLMEASAMGRPIVATDVPGCREVVADGVNGLLCEVRNAESLAGRLAQMLDMSGAARRAMGERGRQKVAAEFDERVVIEKYKDLVRNLTGVSL, from the coding sequence ATGAAGTCCAACGTTTCGCTGCGCATTACACTCGTCTGCAATACTGCGTGGGCAATCTACACGTACCGGCAAGGGCTGATCCGCGAACTGGTCGCACGCGGCGTCGAAGTGACGGTGCTGGCGCCGCGCGACCGCACCTTCGATCTGCTGGGCGCCATGGGCTGCCGCTGCATCGACTTGCCGGTGGCGTCGAAAGGCACCAATCCGCGCGACGACCTGCGCACGCTGTGGGCGCTCTTCCGCCGCTACCGGAGCATCCGGCCGCACATCGTGTTTCACTATACGATCAAGCCGAACATCTACGGTTCGATTGCGGCTAAGCTGGCAGGCGTCGATTCGGTCGCGGTGACGACAGGGCTCGGCTACGTCTTCATCCAGCAGAGCCGCGCCGCGCAGGTCGCCAAAAAGCTGTACCGGTTTGCGTTCCGCTTTCCGCGCGAGGTCTGGTTTCTGAACCGCGACGATCAGGCCGCGTTCGTCGATCAGAAGCTGCTCGTGCATCCGGAACGCGCCCGCCTGTTGCACGGCGAAGGGGTCGATCTCGAGCAGTTCGCCTTCACGCCGCTGCCGGACAAGCCGCATTTCGACTTCGTGCTGATCGGCCGGCTGCTGTGGGACAAGGGCGTGGGCGAATACGTGGAAGCCGCGCGACGCTTGCGCGCGCGCTATCCACAGGCGCGCTTCCGTCTGCTCGGGCCGGTGGGCGTGGATAATCCCAGTGCCATCACGCGCGACGAAGTGGCCGCGTGGGAGCAGGAGTGCGTGATCGAATATCTCGGCGAGGCGCACGATGTGCGGCCGTTTATCGCCGCAGCGGATTGTGTCGTATTACCCTCGTATCGTGAGGGCGTGCCGCGCACGCTGATGGAAGCGTCGGCGATGGGCCGGCCGATTGTCGCGACCGATGTGCCCGGCTGCCGGGAAGTGGTCGCGGACGGCGTCAATGGCTTGCTGTGCGAAGTCCGCAATGCGGAGAGCCTGGCTGGGCGGCTCGCACAGATGCTCGACATGAGCGGCGCAGCGCGCCGCGCCATGGGCGAACGCGGCCGGCAAAAAGTCGCCGCCGAATTCGACGAGCGCGTAGTGATAGAAAAATATAAAGACCTGGTTCGCAACTTGACGGGCGTTTCACTTTAA
- the galE gene encoding UDP-glucose 4-epimerase GalE: MATKGTILVTGGAGFIGSHTCVELLNGGYDVVVIDNLVNSNRESLRRVEQIAGKSVTFYEADARDEAALQRIFDAHPVTGAIHFAALKAVGESVSKPIEYYSNNVGSLLTLLGVMRDRNVKQFVFSSSATVYGVPKSSPIDESFPLSATNPYGQSKLIAEQVLRDLELSDPSWRIATLRYFNPVGAHESGLIGEDPAGIPNNLMPYVAQVAVGKLEKLRVFGGDYETPDGTGVRDYIHVVDLARGHLAALDALVRHDASFVVNLGTGQGYSVLDVVRSFEKASGRPVPYEIVARRPGDVASCYADPAAAAKLLGWQAEFGIERMCADHWRWQEKNPRGFEGA, translated from the coding sequence ATGGCCACGAAGGGCACGATTCTGGTAACGGGCGGCGCGGGTTTCATCGGCTCGCATACGTGCGTCGAACTGCTGAACGGCGGCTACGACGTCGTCGTGATCGACAATCTCGTGAACAGCAATCGCGAATCGCTCAGGCGCGTCGAGCAGATCGCCGGCAAGAGCGTGACGTTCTACGAAGCCGACGCGCGCGACGAAGCCGCGTTGCAGCGCATTTTCGACGCGCATCCGGTCACGGGCGCGATCCACTTTGCGGCGTTGAAGGCGGTGGGCGAATCGGTGTCGAAGCCGATCGAGTACTACAGCAACAACGTCGGCAGCCTGCTCACGCTGCTTGGCGTGATGCGCGATCGCAACGTGAAGCAGTTTGTGTTCAGCTCGTCGGCCACTGTGTATGGCGTGCCGAAGAGCTCGCCGATCGACGAGTCGTTCCCGCTGTCCGCCACCAACCCATACGGGCAGTCGAAGCTGATCGCCGAGCAGGTGCTGCGCGATCTCGAACTGTCGGACCCGAGCTGGCGCATCGCAACGCTGCGCTATTTCAACCCGGTGGGCGCGCATGAAAGCGGGCTGATTGGCGAAGATCCGGCCGGCATTCCGAACAATCTGATGCCGTATGTCGCGCAGGTGGCGGTGGGCAAGCTCGAGAAGCTGCGCGTGTTCGGCGGCGACTATGAGACGCCGGATGGTACCGGTGTGCGCGATTACATTCATGTGGTCGATCTGGCGCGTGGGCACCTGGCGGCACTCGATGCGCTGGTCAGGCACGATGCGAGCTTTGTGGTGAACCTCGGGACGGGCCAGGGGTATAGCGTGCTTGACGTGGTGCGCTCGTTCGAAAAGGCTTCGGGCCGGCCGGTGCCGTATGAGATCGTGGCGCGGCGTCCGGGGGATGTCGCGTCGTGCTATGCGGATCCGGCTGCTGCGGCGAAGCTGTTGGGGTGGCAGGCGGAGTTCGGTATCGAGCGGATGTGTGCGGACCACTGGCGGTGGCAGGAGAAGAATCCGCGGGGGTTTGAGGGAGCCTAG
- a CDS encoding ArnT family glycosyltransferase, with the protein MTTLEMWHGHLWSNPVLYGNAYGRPPFLNWLMLPFAMTLGPAHVLVASRLVTALATVFTAASLFAFVRALGGTRRAAWLALLVFLSSDALLYHGWLAYSDPLFALLTFGAMASIMVAAKRKAVAPIGFAMVLVTAAFLTKALTAYVFVLGTWAVVFLRHPDARSTLLKPSAVLCYVAGIAAPFAWFYLTSRTGLAGHEGGAMTGDVLKRMLPANLLEWLRQVVSFPVETFCRFLPVSAVVAYGVLRGQSSGSSETRSWETTAALAAALNFLPYWLSPQGSIRYILPLYPFIAFVLAGRLATLNERTVRIAVYCVAVVIGLKFVALAVFPIVQTRQHGDAAAVAKSIVAITGADQIYTDDPSSAGLSVNGNIDSQRWPAAPITWVPADMQDGWLLTRTADRPGTAVVWTGTLGKERMYLLCSGRACAAAAVKAH; encoded by the coding sequence ATGACGACACTCGAAATGTGGCACGGGCATCTGTGGTCCAACCCGGTCCTGTACGGCAACGCATATGGCCGACCGCCGTTTCTGAACTGGCTGATGCTGCCTTTCGCCATGACGCTCGGTCCGGCACATGTGCTGGTGGCGAGCCGGTTGGTCACAGCGCTGGCAACCGTGTTCACGGCCGCGAGCCTGTTTGCGTTTGTTCGTGCGCTGGGTGGCACGCGCCGCGCGGCATGGCTTGCGCTGCTGGTCTTTCTCAGCTCGGACGCGCTGCTTTATCACGGCTGGCTGGCGTACTCGGATCCACTCTTTGCACTGCTGACGTTTGGCGCCATGGCGTCCATCATGGTCGCTGCGAAGCGCAAAGCCGTGGCGCCGATCGGCTTTGCGATGGTCCTGGTGACGGCCGCCTTCCTGACGAAAGCGCTGACCGCCTATGTCTTCGTGCTGGGGACGTGGGCGGTCGTTTTCTTGCGGCACCCGGACGCAAGGTCGACGCTACTTAAGCCGTCCGCCGTGCTCTGCTATGTCGCGGGCATCGCTGCCCCGTTTGCATGGTTCTACCTGACTAGCCGCACAGGTCTTGCCGGCCATGAGGGCGGCGCAATGACGGGGGATGTTCTGAAGCGGATGTTGCCGGCCAACCTGCTGGAGTGGCTGAGGCAAGTCGTCTCATTCCCGGTCGAAACGTTTTGCCGGTTTCTCCCGGTGTCCGCGGTCGTTGCGTATGGCGTGCTTCGAGGTCAGTCCTCGGGATCGAGTGAGACACGGTCATGGGAAACGACGGCGGCACTCGCAGCGGCGCTTAACTTCCTGCCGTACTGGCTCTCGCCTCAAGGCAGCATCCGCTACATTCTGCCGCTGTACCCGTTTATCGCGTTCGTGCTGGCCGGAAGGCTCGCCACGCTCAATGAACGCACGGTGCGAATCGCCGTGTACTGCGTGGCGGTGGTTATCGGACTCAAGTTCGTGGCGCTGGCGGTTTTTCCGATCGTCCAGACAAGGCAGCATGGCGATGCGGCGGCTGTGGCGAAGTCGATCGTCGCCATCACCGGAGCCGATCAAATCTATACGGATGACCCTTCAAGCGCAGGCCTTTCTGTGAACGGCAACATTGATAGCCAGCGCTGGCCCGCTGCGCCGATCACCTGGGTCCCGGCTGACATGCAGGACGGCTGGCTGCTCACCCGGACTGCGGATCGACCGGGCACTGCCGTTGTCTGGACGGGCACGTTAGGCAAGGAACGTATGTATCTGCTTTGCAGCGGGCGAGCCTGCGCTGCGGCGGCTGTGAAGGCTCATTGA
- a CDS encoding glycosyltransferase family 2 protein: MSHNTGVEEYRPLLTIVAPAYNEQEVLPEFHRRVSAVLDTLDVPAEILYVNDGSTDATLSVIRQLHADDRRVSLIDLSRNFGKEIAMTAGFDHARGEAVIVIDTDLQDPPELIPEMIRLWKAGHDVVYAQRESREGETWLKKATAHCFYRLIDRVAHVRVPRDTGDYRLLSQRAVQALRQIKEHHRFMKGLFAWVGFNQIAVPYRRDARYAGVSKWNYWKLWNFALEGITSFTTVPLRFATYLGLGTAALAFSYAVFVFWKALMYGDRVHGYPSLMIVILFLGGVQLMTLGVIGEYVGRTFNETKGRPLYFTNQVSLGTTNRQKAECPSGE, from the coding sequence ATGTCACACAACACGGGTGTCGAGGAATACCGGCCGCTGCTGACCATCGTTGCGCCGGCCTATAACGAGCAAGAGGTATTGCCCGAATTTCACCGCCGGGTGTCGGCCGTGCTCGATACGCTCGATGTGCCCGCAGAAATCCTGTACGTGAACGACGGCAGCACCGACGCCACGCTATCGGTCATTCGGCAACTTCATGCCGACGACCGGCGTGTGAGTCTCATCGACCTGTCGCGGAATTTCGGCAAGGAGATTGCGATGACCGCCGGCTTCGACCACGCCCGAGGCGAAGCCGTGATTGTCATCGACACCGATCTGCAAGACCCGCCCGAACTGATCCCTGAAATGATCCGCTTGTGGAAAGCGGGCCATGATGTCGTGTACGCGCAGCGCGAGTCGCGCGAAGGCGAAACCTGGCTGAAAAAGGCAACGGCACATTGCTTCTACAGGCTGATCGATCGGGTTGCGCACGTGCGCGTCCCACGCGACACAGGCGACTACCGCCTGTTGTCGCAGCGCGCCGTTCAGGCGTTACGCCAGATCAAGGAACACCATCGCTTCATGAAAGGCCTGTTTGCATGGGTGGGCTTCAATCAGATCGCGGTGCCGTACCGTCGTGACGCGCGCTACGCCGGCGTCAGCAAGTGGAACTACTGGAAGCTGTGGAACTTCGCGCTTGAGGGCATCACGTCCTTCACGACGGTGCCCCTGCGTTTCGCCACCTATCTGGGCCTGGGGACCGCCGCGCTCGCCTTTTCGTATGCCGTGTTTGTCTTCTGGAAAGCGCTCATGTATGGCGACCGCGTGCACGGTTACCCTTCGCTCATGATCGTCATCCTGTTCCTGGGAGGCGTCCAGTTGATGACGCTAGGTGTGATCGGCGAATACGTCGGCCGCACCTTCAACGAAACCAAGGGCCGGCCGCTTTACTTCACGAATCAGGTGAGCCTTGGGACGACGAACCGCCAAAAAGCAGAATGCCCGTCAGGAGAATGA
- a CDS encoding O-antigen ligase family protein, with product MVAPHITGEVTPLQTGAAPTGSADALKHGHSATLGVGWRSQSESYALLLARVCALVTLCAVPISTAGVNLGSGLVLLFALLSPEAWRACRKIFASPVNVAALTLFAVLGLSIVYSAASHDEAFSFLLKYRKLLMLPVLFVVFYGSDRSKWQVAAIWGLFSALTLSMLLTYTNFFGWTAVGPMHGSDPMTKAWVFKDHISGGLMMAFLGYLAMALATTVRKGIGRWLLYLVAALAMVNVLFVLEGRTGQVVAIAYMVVFVAVQLLKSRRQDRRTRWIATVASVAVCLCLVAYAFTAKHSRLAETGQEIQQFEVYNQNTSMGVRLEFYQRSLALIRERPIFGYGAGSVRPEFEKLAKNSTGGHAAMASNPHNEFFLMGVQLGLLGVALFVWLLVAVGRECRRVDTLAATVVGGYLLAFVLGCFANSLLLNFTEGNLFILLTGILLFGGSSSQGSPDS from the coding sequence ATGGTCGCACCGCACATCACCGGCGAAGTCACGCCACTGCAAACCGGCGCCGCCCCCACGGGCAGCGCCGACGCGCTCAAGCATGGTCACTCGGCAACGTTGGGCGTAGGCTGGCGGTCCCAATCGGAGTCGTATGCGCTGCTGCTCGCGAGAGTGTGTGCGCTTGTCACCTTGTGCGCGGTCCCGATCTCCACGGCGGGCGTGAATCTCGGCTCCGGGCTGGTGTTGCTGTTTGCCTTGCTGTCTCCCGAGGCGTGGCGGGCATGCAGAAAGATCTTTGCCTCGCCGGTGAACGTCGCCGCGCTCACGCTGTTTGCTGTGCTCGGTCTGAGCATCGTCTACAGTGCGGCGAGCCATGACGAGGCGTTTAGCTTCCTGTTGAAGTACCGCAAGCTGCTGATGTTGCCGGTGCTGTTCGTGGTGTTCTACGGCAGCGACCGGTCGAAGTGGCAGGTCGCCGCGATATGGGGGCTGTTCTCCGCGCTGACGTTGAGCATGCTGCTCACGTACACGAACTTCTTCGGCTGGACCGCGGTGGGTCCCATGCACGGCAGCGACCCGATGACCAAAGCGTGGGTCTTCAAGGACCACATTTCGGGCGGCCTGATGATGGCGTTTCTGGGCTATCTGGCCATGGCGCTCGCCACGACGGTGCGCAAAGGCATCGGACGCTGGCTGCTGTATCTGGTCGCCGCGCTGGCGATGGTGAACGTCCTGTTCGTGCTAGAGGGGCGCACGGGGCAGGTGGTGGCGATCGCCTACATGGTGGTCTTCGTTGCCGTTCAACTTCTGAAATCGCGGCGCCAGGACCGGCGCACGCGCTGGATCGCCACAGTGGCGAGCGTTGCGGTCTGCCTGTGCCTCGTGGCCTATGCCTTCACCGCGAAGCACTCGCGGCTAGCGGAGACAGGGCAGGAGATTCAGCAATTCGAGGTCTACAACCAGAATACCTCGATGGGCGTGCGGCTCGAGTTCTATCAACGCAGTCTGGCGTTGATCCGCGAACGGCCGATTTTCGGCTATGGCGCCGGCAGCGTGCGCCCCGAATTCGAAAAGCTCGCGAAGAACAGCACCGGCGGTCACGCGGCCATGGCGAGCAACCCCCATAACGAGTTCTTTCTGATGGGCGTGCAACTCGGGCTGCTGGGCGTCGCGCTGTTCGTCTGGTTGCTCGTCGCGGTTGGGCGCGAATGCCGGCGGGTCGACACACTGGCGGCCACGGTTGTTGGCGGCTATCTGCTCGCTTTCGTGCTGGGGTGTTTCGCGAACTCGTTGCTGCTCAATTTCACCGAAGGGAATCTGTTCATTCTCCTGACGGGCATTCTGCTTTTTGGCGGTTCGTCGTCCCAAGGCTCACCTGATTCGTGA